From the genome of Longimicrobium sp.:
CGCTCTTCGTCGCCGACGAGGGCGACATCGCGGCGCGGCTCTGGTCGTCCGTCCCCCTCGCGGCCGAGGACGGCGACGCCGTGGCGGAGTTCCGGCTGCAGCCGGGCAGGTCCGCCACCTTCGTGCTCGAGGCGGGCGACCTGGCGGCCGATTCGCCGGCGGGGCAGCCGCACTACGCCGCGGAAAGCTTCAAGCGCACCGTCAACTTCTGGCGGCGGTGGGTGGGAAAGAGCACCTACACCGGCCGCTGGCGCGACGAGGTGCACCGCTCGGCGCTGGTGCTGAAGCTGCTGGCCGCGAAACCGTTCGGCTCGCTGGTCGCCGCGCCGACGTTCTCGCTTCCCGAGCTCGTGGGTGGCTCGCGCAACTGGGACTACCGCTACACATGGATCCGCGACGCCGCGTTCACGCTGTACTCGCTCATCCGCCTGGGGATGACCGAGGAGACCGGCGCGTTCATCAACTGGATCTCGCGGCTGGACCACGACTTCGACGCCGACATCGGCCCGCTGCAGCCGCTCTACCGCATCGACGGCTCGCCGGACGTGGAGGAGCTCACGCTGGACGAGTGGGAGGGCTACCGCGGCTCCAGGCCCGTGCGCGTGGGGAACGGGGCCGGGCGGCAGATGCAGCTGGACGTGTACGGCGCGCTGATGGACTCGGTGTACCTGTACGACAAGTACGGCGAGCCCGTCTCGCACGACTTCTGGATGCGGCTGACCGGCCTGGTGGACTGGGTGTGCGAAAACTGGCGCCGGCCCGACAGCGGGATCTGGGAGGTGCGCGCGGAGGAGCGCGAGTACCTGAACTCGCGCGTGCTCTGCTGGGTGGCGGTGGACCGGGCCATCCGGCTGGCGCAGCGCCGCAGCCTTCCCGCGCCGCTGGTGCGCTGGCTGGAGGTGCGCGACGAGATCTACAAGAGCGTGTTCACGGAGATGTGGAGCGACCGCAAGCAGGCCTTCGTGCAGCACGCGGGCGGCGAGGAGCTGGACGCGTCGGCGCTGCTGCTGCCGCTGCTGCGCTTCATCAGCCCCACCGACCCGCGCTGGAAGAGCACCATGGAGGCCGTCACCCGCGAGCTGGTGGAGGACTCGCTGGTGCGCCGCTACCGCATCAACGACGGCGCCACCGACGGCTTCGCGGAGGGCGAGGGCACCTTCACCATCTGCTCGTTCTGGTACGCCGAGTGCCTGTCGCGCGGTGGCGACCTGCAGCAGGCGCGCTTCGTGTTCGAGAAGGTGCTGGGCTACGCCAACCACCTGGGGCTGTTCGCCGAGCAGATCGGCCCCAGCGGCGAGCAGCTGGGCAACTTCCCGCAGGCGTTCACGCACCTGGCCCTGATCAGCGCCGCCTACGACCTGGACCGGCGGCTGGACGCGGCGGGGTGGAGGGCGTGAACGGAAGTGCGTGAGTGCGTGAGTGCGTAGGATTCACACGGACCCAGCGCACTTCCGAACTCACGCACTTCCGCACTTCTTCCATCGCGGCACGGATGTTCCGTTCCGTGCGTGCTCGTCGGGGCGTGCGCGCCGGCCCCATTCCCCTGCGCGGCGCCACCGCGGACCGGAGATACGGATGATCGGACGAAGCACACGGGCGTCGGCGAGCGCCCTTCTTTGCGTCGCGGCCGCGCTGGCCGCTGGTGCCGCGCGCGCGCAGTCGCCAGGCACCACCGCGCGCGCCACCGCCGGCCCGCAGTACCGCGCCGGCCCGCTCCACCGCCTGTTCCTGGGCGAGAGCTACCGCCCGCTCTGGACCACGCCCATCTCCGTTCCCGTGCTCGACCCGTCGGCGGTCGGCGGCGGGCTCACGGTGGAGGAGCAGGGCGGGGGACTGTCCACCGAGTCGCTGCGCATGAAGGGGCGCGACGGGCGCGAGTACGTCTTCCGCTCCGTCGACAAGAACGTATCGCCGGGGATGCCGAAGGACCTCCGGGGAACCATCCCCCAGGCGGTGGTCCAGGACCTGGTGAGCGCCAAGCTCCCCGCCTCGGCCGTCATCGTCCCCACGCTCCTGGACGCGGCCGGCGTGCTGAACGCC
Proteins encoded in this window:
- a CDS encoding glycoside hydrolase family 15 protein, whose product is LFVADEGDIAARLWSSVPLAAEDGDAVAEFRLQPGRSATFVLEAGDLAADSPAGQPHYAAESFKRTVNFWRRWVGKSTYTGRWRDEVHRSALVLKLLAAKPFGSLVAAPTFSLPELVGGSRNWDYRYTWIRDAAFTLYSLIRLGMTEETGAFINWISRLDHDFDADIGPLQPLYRIDGSPDVEELTLDEWEGYRGSRPVRVGNGAGRQMQLDVYGALMDSVYLYDKYGEPVSHDFWMRLTGLVDWVCENWRRPDSGIWEVRAEEREYLNSRVLCWVAVDRAIRLAQRRSLPAPLVRWLEVRDEIYKSVFTEMWSDRKQAFVQHAGGEELDASALLLPLLRFISPTDPRWKSTMEAVTRELVEDSLVRRYRINDGATDGFAEGEGTFTICSFWYAECLSRGGDLQQARFVFEKVLGYANHLGLFAEQIGPSGEQLGNFPQAFTHLALISAAYDLDRRLDAAGWRA